In the genome of Oenanthe melanoleuca isolate GR-GAL-2019-014 chromosome 21, OMel1.0, whole genome shotgun sequence, one region contains:
- the AGTRAP gene encoding type-1 angiotensin II receptor-associated protein, which yields MELPAVSLKAIILVHWLLTVWGCMNYMLPVSYAWGNFSVLAVGIWAIVQRDSLDAITMFLTGLLLTVLTDIIHISIFYPAPAYLSDAKRFSIGMAIFSLLLKPVSCYLVYRMYRERGGECTLNIGVAAAGQDRSAYERIDQPEAPPQWPSPSKAAQPPY from the exons ATGGAGCTGCCGGCCGTCAGCCTCAAG gcTATCATTCTGGTACATTGGCTGCTCACAGTGTG GGGATGCATGAATTACATGCTGCCAGTCTCCTATGCCTGGGGAAATTTCAGTGTCCTTGCAGTGGGAATCTGGGCCATTGTGCAGCGAGATTCCCTTGATGCCATAACAATG TTCTTGACTGGCCTGCTGCTCACAGTCCTCACAGACATCATTCACATCTCTATCTTCTACCCTGCACCTGCCTACCTCAGTGATGCAAAGCGTTTCAGTATAGGCATGGCCATCTTCAGTCTCCTGCTCAAACCTGTGTCCTGCTACTTGGTGTATCGAATGTACCGGGAGCGTGGAGGAGAGTGCACCTTGAACATAG GTGTCGCCGCTGCAGGCCAGGACCGCAGCGCCTACGAGCGCATCGATCAGCCGGAGGCGCCTCCACAGTGGCCTTCCCCCAGCAAGGCAGCCCAGCCACCCTActga